The following proteins come from a genomic window of Geomonas sp. RF6:
- a CDS encoding metallophosphoesterase family protein, with product MAGGRQIVVGDIHGCSRTFEALLARVDLQRDDTLFLLGDYIDRGSSTRGLIESIVRMKRDGFDVRPIRGNHEEMLLGALETGLADDLIDWMEQGGHATLRSYGVRHPSEMPEQHLHFLRRLPLFIITDRFVFVHAGLDFSLPDPFSEAGTTAMLWDRSGKGDQRRLGGRRIVTGHTPLSLDEIRSTLNSDKIRLDNGCVLGARYPGLGNLLALDLDSGELFVQRNVDRL from the coding sequence ATGGCGGGTGGAAGGCAAATAGTCGTAGGCGACATTCACGGCTGCTCGCGCACCTTTGAGGCTCTCCTGGCCAGGGTGGACCTGCAGCGCGATGATACGCTCTTTCTTCTGGGCGACTATATTGACCGGGGAAGTTCGACCCGGGGCCTCATCGAGTCGATCGTGCGCATGAAGCGGGACGGATTCGACGTGCGCCCCATTCGGGGCAATCACGAGGAGATGCTCCTCGGTGCGCTGGAGACGGGGCTTGCGGACGATCTGATCGACTGGATGGAACAGGGAGGGCACGCAACCCTCAGAAGCTACGGGGTGCGCCACCCCTCGGAGATGCCGGAACAGCACCTCCATTTCCTGCGGCGACTCCCTCTCTTCATCATCACCGACCGCTTCGTCTTCGTCCACGCGGGGCTCGACTTCTCCCTCCCCGATCCCTTCAGCGAGGCCGGTACGACTGCCATGCTCTGGGACCGCTCCGGCAAAGGGGATCAGCGGAGGCTCGGCGGGCGCAGGATCGTCACCGGTCACACCCCTCTCTCCCTCGACGAGATCCGCTCGACCCTCAATTCCGACAAGATCCGTCTGGACAACGGGTGCGTGCTCGGCGCGCGCTACCCGGGGCTCGGCAATCTCCTGGCACTCGACCTCGATTCGGGAGAGCTCTTCGTGCAGCGAAACGTAGACCGCCTCTGA
- a CDS encoding GNAT family N-acetyltransferase has protein sequence MSETTTEPSEEAVRVREMIIDDLSEVFHIGEMVFTADYSQSLYRTWDEYEITTLFNSDNELCLVAEQGDRVLGFALGTTVKKHNSPWKYGYLVWLGVRRDLQQAGVGERLFREMKRRMREQGARMIIVDTSADNLPAIRFFEKHGFNNKQEHVYMTLNLTRKTKKKGAKK, from the coding sequence ATGTCTGAGACGACAACGGAACCGAGCGAGGAGGCAGTACGAGTCAGGGAGATGATCATCGACGACCTCTCGGAGGTCTTCCACATAGGGGAGATGGTCTTCACCGCGGACTATTCCCAGAGCCTGTACCGCACCTGGGACGAATATGAGATAACAACCCTCTTCAACTCCGACAACGAGCTCTGCCTCGTCGCGGAACAGGGGGACAGGGTCCTCGGCTTTGCCCTGGGGACGACGGTGAAGAAGCACAATTCGCCGTGGAAGTACGGCTACCTCGTCTGGCTCGGGGTGCGCAGGGACCTGCAGCAGGCGGGAGTCGGGGAAAGGCTTTTCCGGGAGATGAAGCGGCGCATGCGGGAGCAGGGGGCGCGGATGATCATCGTCGACACCTCCGCGGACAACCTCCCGGCGATCCGCTTCTTCGAGAAGCACGGCTTCAACAACAAGCAGGAGCACGTGTACATGACCCTCAACCTGACGCGCAAGACGAAGAAGAAAGGGGCGAAGAAGTGA
- a CDS encoding M20 family metallopeptidase: MTALLERVLQGVNEERLRKNLLEMLDIYSPSGKEEDIQLYLEEVLSSAGCRVERQTVEEDRYNLKVVLGNGDPELFLVGHVDTVHAWDLEQVGAQEENGVIHALGSADMKGGCAAMLEAFLVLNEVLSPLEHPNVGLLLVVGEEENGDGSATFLESATPPWVVIGEPTGLAGCFSHFGYLEAGFVTHGLKRHSSLPELGHNAVESMLRVLLHLGKDPLFNRDRSQVVYSIREMHSSQKGFVVPDRCETWIDLHLPPDRSPVDVQEAIRRVAEDAKLYIPGLKMTVDFDFAAAGYNLGTENRPAEILRKLYPQLGLNLHLDAFRSHSDGNLFFAAGVKPLILGPGALETAHTPDEQVPFREVVAAARIYAALCLLMGRS, translated from the coding sequence GTGACGGCCCTTCTGGAGCGGGTGCTGCAGGGGGTGAACGAGGAGCGCCTCAGAAAGAACCTCCTGGAGATGCTGGACATCTACTCCCCTTCGGGGAAGGAAGAGGACATCCAGCTCTACCTGGAGGAGGTGCTGAGCTCCGCCGGCTGCCGGGTCGAGCGCCAGACGGTGGAGGAGGACCGCTACAACCTGAAGGTCGTCCTCGGCAACGGTGATCCGGAGCTCTTTCTGGTGGGACATGTCGACACGGTGCACGCCTGGGACCTGGAGCAGGTCGGAGCGCAGGAGGAAAACGGCGTCATCCATGCGCTCGGCAGCGCCGACATGAAGGGTGGCTGCGCGGCGATGCTGGAGGCGTTCCTCGTGCTGAACGAGGTTCTCTCCCCGCTGGAGCATCCAAACGTCGGGCTTCTCCTGGTGGTCGGGGAGGAGGAAAACGGCGACGGCAGCGCGACGTTTCTGGAGAGCGCCACCCCTCCCTGGGTGGTGATCGGGGAGCCGACAGGACTTGCCGGCTGCTTTTCCCACTTCGGCTACCTCGAAGCAGGATTCGTGACCCACGGGCTCAAGAGACACTCGTCACTCCCGGAGCTCGGGCACAACGCGGTGGAGTCGATGCTGCGGGTCCTTTTGCACCTCGGGAAAGACCCCCTTTTCAACCGGGACCGCTCGCAGGTGGTCTATTCCATCCGGGAGATGCACTCCTCCCAGAAGGGATTCGTGGTCCCCGACCGCTGCGAAACCTGGATCGACCTCCATCTCCCCCCCGACAGGAGCCCCGTCGACGTGCAGGAAGCGATTCGCCGCGTCGCGGAGGATGCGAAGCTGTACATCCCGGGGCTGAAGATGACGGTGGACTTCGATTTTGCTGCCGCCGGATACAACCTCGGCACGGAGAACCGCCCCGCCGAGATCCTGCGCAAGCTCTACCCGCAACTCGGGCTGAACCTGCATCTTGACGCCTTCAGGTCGCATTCGGACGGGAACCTCTTCTTTGCCGCCGGAGTGAAACCGCTCATCCTCGGCCCCGGCGCGCTCGAAACAGCACACACACCGGACGAGCAGGTCCCTTTCCGGGAGGTCGTGGCCGCCGCGCGCATTTACGCGGCGCTGTGCCTGCTGATGGGAAGATCGTAA
- a CDS encoding AAA family ATPase, with protein sequence MKQASAVIMIGIPASGKSTFYKSFLFDSHVRINRDMLRTRHREKLLLEACLAGRQSYVVDNTNLTRIGRARHIGMAKEAGFRVIGYYFRSKVDESMERNRLRQGSARVPDQAIFGLAARLERPSLNEGFDELWYVYLNESGGFLVEKWQENG encoded by the coding sequence ATGAAACAGGCTTCTGCCGTGATCATGATAGGAATTCCGGCCAGTGGGAAGAGCACATTCTACAAGAGCTTTCTCTTCGACAGCCACGTGCGCATCAACAGAGACATGCTCCGGACACGGCATCGTGAGAAGCTCCTGCTGGAGGCATGCCTTGCGGGGAGGCAATCGTACGTGGTGGACAACACCAATCTCACCAGGATCGGCAGAGCCCGCCACATCGGCATGGCAAAGGAGGCGGGATTCAGAGTCATCGGGTACTATTTCCGCTCGAAGGTTGACGAGTCGATGGAGAGGAACAGGCTGAGGCAGGGGAGCGCACGCGTCCCGGACCAGGCGATCTTCGGCCTCGCCGCCCGCCTCGAACGCCCCTCGCTGAACGAGGGGTTCGACGAGTTGTGGTATGTGTATCTCAATGAGTCGGGGGGCTTTTTGGTGGAGAAATGGCAGGAAAACGGTTGA
- a CDS encoding exo-beta-N-acetylmuramidase NamZ family protein, with protein sequence MRRDPRRLMMIHPLRFPLLLIAIFCIVPTISHGAPVKTGAEVVAEERFQPLAGKKFGLITNHSAVVGGVELTKLLRAGGVAPAVIFTPEHGLEGRAEDGVRLGDGLVAGIPVKSLYGATRKPRPEDLKGLDLLVFDIQDIGARFYTYISTMGLAMQAAAEAHIPFLVLDRPNPLGGEYISGFVREELPPSFTSLYAIPVAHGMTVGELATMVKGEEMLPGVGELELGVVRMKGWHRAMRWPDTGLSFVGTSPNIDCFDACLFYPGTGLLEGTSASEGRGTKEPFRLVGWPGIDAQGVAERLTRLALPGVRFEAVHFTPVSMPGKSSAPRYRGKVVDGVRVTVTDYRQVLPVETGVAVLRELWEALPPELRKGFFRKGFDDMAGSGRLRQAVEAGAGARELFQLWDESLVGFERMRQRYLLY encoded by the coding sequence ATGCGTCGTGACCCTAGGCGGCTCATGATGATTCACCCTCTCCGGTTTCCCCTCCTCCTTATTGCCATATTCTGTATCGTCCCCACTATCTCCCACGGTGCCCCGGTCAAGACGGGAGCCGAGGTCGTTGCCGAGGAGCGCTTTCAGCCGCTGGCAGGGAAGAAGTTTGGCCTCATCACCAACCATTCCGCCGTGGTAGGGGGTGTCGAGTTGACGAAGCTTCTCCGGGCAGGAGGGGTCGCGCCCGCCGTCATCTTTACCCCGGAACACGGACTCGAAGGGCGCGCGGAGGACGGCGTGCGCCTCGGTGACGGCCTCGTTGCGGGGATCCCCGTAAAGAGCCTCTACGGCGCCACCAGAAAGCCGCGCCCCGAGGACCTGAAGGGGCTCGACCTTCTCGTCTTCGACATCCAGGACATCGGGGCACGCTTCTACACCTATATATCCACCATGGGGCTCGCCATGCAGGCGGCGGCGGAAGCGCACATCCCGTTCCTGGTGCTGGACCGCCCCAACCCGCTCGGGGGGGAGTACATCTCCGGCTTTGTGCGGGAGGAACTTCCCCCCTCCTTCACCTCGCTCTATGCCATTCCGGTCGCGCACGGCATGACCGTTGGGGAACTCGCCACCATGGTAAAGGGGGAAGAGATGCTCCCGGGGGTGGGAGAGCTCGAGCTGGGGGTAGTGCGGATGAAAGGGTGGCACCGCGCGATGCGCTGGCCCGATACCGGTCTTTCCTTTGTGGGGACCAGTCCCAACATCGACTGCTTCGATGCCTGCCTCTTCTATCCTGGCACCGGTCTTCTGGAGGGAACGTCGGCAAGCGAGGGGCGCGGCACGAAGGAGCCTTTCCGGCTGGTGGGGTGGCCGGGGATCGACGCGCAGGGGGTGGCGGAGAGACTGACACGTCTCGCCCTTCCGGGTGTGCGTTTCGAAGCGGTGCACTTCACCCCGGTGAGCATGCCGGGGAAATCGAGCGCGCCGCGCTACAGGGGGAAGGTGGTAGACGGGGTGCGGGTGACCGTCACCGATTACCGCCAGGTGCTCCCTGTGGAAACAGGGGTTGCCGTGTTGCGGGAGTTGTGGGAGGCGCTCCCCCCTGAGCTGCGCAAGGGGTTCTTCAGAAAAGGGTTCGATGACATGGCCGGGTCGGGCAGGCTGCGCCAGGCGGTCGAGGCCGGAGCCGGCGCGAGGGAGCTTTTCCAGCTCTGGGACGAGTCACTCGTGGGGTTCGAGAGGATGCGGCAGCGCTACCTCCTGTACTGA
- a CDS encoding autotransporter assembly complex protein TamA, whose translation MARLSPLHRVAFLALLWGALVTPAFADPVEIEVSGVEGDARANVEQALALPTGLVTEGKVDRLWLDRFAVQAREKATDAVKPFGYYRAEASSSVEPRGGGEYLLKVHVELKSPVTVSEVSVLLDGAGAGQEALKRMVREFPLRKGGVLLQPQYENAKSRLRSRALDLGYLDADFSRHEIRISPDLTSARINLVFNTGAQYFFDDATIEGAPQYPDPFLRRYLSFHRGEVFSYAKLGETQLNFTNAERFQQVLVTPEKEKAKDFHVPVVVQLTPAPRVTIRPGFGFGTDTGIRFSVGYRDLDLFRAGHDLNAKLYLSESLQGVAVQYLIPSPRDIRTNTTFQLNLQREDVTAYMSRLIALEAARNRSLGRGTLGTAYLRLQQENFTVGSQNSGSRLVLPGLRYTQERFDSMTRPTNGFRYSLEARGTHPFLGSDTGLVQGIVQGLTIIPLPWRLGLRVRGMAAGSLLSEPLSEVPPSLRFFAGGDQSVRGYSYKSLGPRDDTGQVVGGRNLLVGSLEIERALFKNWGVSLFFDAGNAFNDPGYIRLKEGAGIGAHYYSPVGAINLAVARRVNDEQRAYYIHVSVGFEL comes from the coding sequence ATGGCAAGGCTTTCCCCACTACACCGCGTCGCGTTCCTGGCTCTCCTGTGGGGCGCCCTGGTGACACCTGCCTTTGCCGATCCTGTGGAGATAGAGGTTTCCGGTGTCGAGGGGGATGCGCGTGCCAATGTGGAACAGGCCCTGGCGCTTCCGACCGGACTTGTGACCGAGGGGAAGGTCGACCGGCTCTGGCTCGACCGCTTCGCCGTGCAGGCGCGAGAAAAGGCGACCGATGCGGTGAAGCCATTCGGGTATTACCGCGCAGAGGCATCCTCCTCCGTGGAGCCAAGGGGGGGAGGGGAGTACCTCCTGAAGGTGCATGTGGAACTGAAGAGCCCGGTGACGGTCTCGGAGGTCTCCGTGCTGCTGGATGGGGCAGGTGCCGGGCAGGAAGCGCTGAAAAGGATGGTGCGGGAATTCCCCCTGCGCAAGGGGGGGGTCCTTTTGCAGCCGCAGTACGAGAACGCGAAGTCGCGGCTCAGATCGCGGGCTCTTGATCTGGGGTACCTCGACGCCGACTTCTCCCGCCACGAGATCCGTATCTCACCCGATCTCACCAGCGCCCGCATCAACCTCGTCTTCAACACAGGCGCCCAGTACTTCTTCGACGACGCCACCATCGAGGGGGCCCCGCAGTACCCCGACCCTTTCCTCCGGCGCTACCTCTCCTTCCACAGAGGGGAGGTCTTTTCCTATGCGAAGCTCGGCGAGACACAGCTCAATTTCACCAACGCCGAGCGCTTCCAGCAGGTGCTGGTGACCCCTGAGAAGGAGAAGGCGAAGGACTTCCACGTGCCGGTCGTGGTGCAGCTCACACCGGCGCCGCGCGTGACGATCCGCCCAGGCTTCGGATTCGGCACCGACACGGGGATCCGCTTCTCGGTCGGGTACCGGGACCTCGACCTCTTCCGCGCCGGGCACGATCTGAACGCAAAGCTCTATCTTTCGGAGAGCCTGCAGGGGGTTGCGGTGCAGTATCTGATCCCCAGCCCGAGAGACATCCGCACCAACACCACCTTCCAGCTGAACCTGCAACGGGAGGACGTGACCGCCTATATGAGCCGCCTCATCGCCCTGGAAGCGGCACGCAACCGCAGCCTGGGGAGGGGCACCCTCGGCACCGCGTACCTCAGGCTGCAGCAGGAAAATTTTACCGTCGGCAGCCAGAACTCCGGCTCCCGCCTCGTTCTCCCCGGTCTCCGCTACACCCAGGAGCGCTTTGACAGCATGACCCGCCCCACCAACGGTTTCCGCTACAGCCTGGAGGCCCGCGGCACCCACCCGTTCCTCGGCTCCGATACCGGCCTCGTGCAGGGGATCGTGCAGGGCCTCACCATAATCCCCCTCCCGTGGCGCCTTGGGCTGCGGGTGCGCGGCATGGCTGCCGGGAGCCTCCTTTCGGAGCCCCTCTCCGAGGTCCCGCCGTCTCTGCGCTTTTTTGCCGGAGGGGATCAGAGCGTGCGCGGCTACTCCTACAAGTCGCTCGGCCCCCGTGACGACACCGGGCAGGTCGTCGGCGGCAGGAACCTCCTCGTCGGGAGCTTGGAAATAGAACGCGCCCTCTTCAAGAACTGGGGGGTCTCCCTCTTTTTCGACGCGGGAAATGCCTTTAATGATCCAGGGTATATCAGGCTGAAGGAGGGGGCAGGGATCGGCGCCCACTACTACAGCCCCGTCGGTGCCATAAACCTTGCCGTCGCCCGTCGGGTAAATGACGAGCAGAGGGCGTACTACATCCACGTCAGCGTGGGGTTCGAGCTATGA